A genomic window from Vitis riparia cultivar Riparia Gloire de Montpellier isolate 1030 chromosome 18, EGFV_Vit.rip_1.0, whole genome shotgun sequence includes:
- the LOC117907621 gene encoding F-box/LRR-repeat protein At3g48880-like: MEERKWEELNMDCLANVFQKVGMLSLLFDVPFVCKSWYKASLNPMCWQHLVFPDIKPSDMGRQIPVRLLIQSTSVVKMVVNRSSGCATTLALPKHCSEKALEYAAKKCPALKILVLHDFMPHESSILIPELISKWKNLEVLSLRWSYNMADIIPQIGFHCKKFVQLNAPNSIIGKDEASAMVTFVPNIRHLFLKGSGIKQENLVMILQGCKELVSLDVSDCIGFKDDDAEILQLASHIPAFVCEGSRIFIPQLTD; encoded by the exons ATGGAGGAACGAAAATGGGAGGAGCTAAACATGGACTGTCTGGCGAATGTGTTTCAGAAAGTGGGAATGTTGTCATTGTTGTTTGATGTTCCCTTTGTGTGCAAGTCATGGTATAAAGCAAGCCTCAATCCTATGTGCTGGCAACATCTTGTTTTTCCTGACATCAAACCGAGTGATATGGGCAGGCAGATCCCGGTAAGGTTACTGATACAATCAACTTCAGTGGTAAAGATGGTAGTCAATCGTAGCAGTGGATGTGCTACTACTCTTGCGCTGCCGAAACACTGCAGTGAGAAGGCACTGGAGTATGCTGCTAAGAA GTGTCCTGCCTTGAAAATTCTAGTTCTGCATGATTTTATGCCTCATGAGTCATCAATCCTTATTCCAGAACTGATAAGCAAGTGGAAAAATCTTGAAGTATTGTCACTCAGGTGGAGCTATAATATGGCAGACATCATACCCCAAATTGGTTTTCATTGCAAGAAGTTTGTTCAGCTAAATGCCCCAAACTCCATCATTGGGAAAGATGAAGCGTCGGCCATGGTGACCTTTGTGCCAAACATTAGACACTTGTTTCTAAAGGGATCAGGCATTAAGCAGGAGAATCTAGTGATGATATTGCAGGGCTGCAAAGAGCTTGTGAGTTTAGACGTCAGTGACTGCATTGGTTTTAAGGATGATGATGCTGAGATATTGCAACTTGCTTCACATATTCCTGCATTCGTTTGTGAAGGTTCAAGGATTTTTATTCCTCAGTTGACAGACTAA